The following coding sequences are from one Chromatiales bacterium window:
- the miaA gene encoding tRNA (adenosine(37)-N6)-dimethylallyltransferase MiaA: MNPGEARPPVVCLMGPTAAGKTDLALALHARLSVDLISVDSAQVFRGMDIGTAKPSVELRARVPHALIDICDPAEAYSAGRFRADATALIEASHAAGRLPLLVGGTMLYFRALERGLADLPEADPGLRAQLDREAAEQGWAALHARLATVDPASAERIHPNDPQRIQRALEVWQLTGEPLSALHARAGENAPFRLIKLVVPPADREQLSARIAERFDAMLAAGLVDEVAALRSRPDLNLQRPSMRAVGYRQVWRHLDGEFDWATMRDAAIIATRQYAKRQLTWLRSEPGVQPLNPAGDRLSEALKLLAATGCS, encoded by the coding sequence ATGAACCCGGGCGAAGCGCGACCGCCGGTCGTCTGCCTGATGGGGCCAACCGCCGCGGGCAAGACCGATCTTGCGCTCGCACTGCATGCGCGGTTGTCCGTCGACCTGATCAGCGTGGACTCCGCCCAGGTCTTTCGCGGCATGGACATCGGGACGGCCAAGCCTTCCGTCGAACTGCGCGCGCGAGTGCCGCATGCGCTCATCGACATCTGCGACCCGGCCGAGGCGTATTCGGCCGGCCGGTTCCGCGCCGACGCAACGGCACTGATCGAGGCCAGCCACGCGGCCGGGCGGTTGCCACTGCTGGTCGGTGGCACGATGCTCTACTTCCGCGCCCTGGAACGCGGCCTCGCGGACCTGCCCGAGGCCGATCCCGGGCTGCGGGCGCAACTGGACCGCGAGGCCGCAGAGCAGGGCTGGGCGGCGCTGCATGCGCGGCTTGCCACGGTAGACCCGGCCAGCGCCGAACGCATTCACCCAAACGACCCGCAGCGCATCCAGCGCGCGCTGGAAGTCTGGCAGCTCACCGGGGAACCGCTCTCCGCGCTGCATGCGCGCGCCGGGGAGAACGCGCCGTTCCGGCTGATCAAACTCGTCGTCCCGCCGGCCGATCGTGAGCAGCTGTCCGCGCGGATCGCCGAACGCTTTGATGCGATGCTCGCCGCGGGGCTGGTCGACGAAGTGGCCGCCCTGCGCTCACGCCCGGATCTGAATCTCCAACGGCCGTCCATGCGCGCGGTCGGCTACCGGCAGGTCTGGCGCCACCTCGACGGTGAGTTCGATTGGGCCACGATGCGGGATGCGGCCATCATCGCCACCCGCCAGTACGCCAAGCGCCAGCTCACCTGGCTGCGCTCCGAGCCTGGCGTACAGCCGTTGAACCCGGCCGGCGATCGGCTGTCCGAGGCCTTGAAATTGCTCGCGGCGACCGGATGTAGCTGA
- a CDS encoding ATP phosphoribosyltransferase regulatory subunit, translating to MGGSPVERNHWLLPDGIEELLPPRARVLELVRRRLLDVFDSWGYELVMPPFVEFRDGLLSGVGADLEVDTFTLTDHVSGRLLGVRADITPQAARIDTHQLRTDRPQRLCYAGTVLRARVEAPGAARNPVQIGAELFGHSGLEADREIIELMLAVCQAAGVSEVFLDIGHVGVFRALATAAGLLPSVEDALFDALQRKSIADIESLLGQADVSPALASAMAALARLNGGVEVIAEARNELAAAPASVGVALDELEQIASALVADGVAVHVDLAELRGYRYQTGIVFAAYVPGTAREIARGGRYDQIGAQFGVARPATGFSADLRDLAAVGGAFNTPGPAEAVFAPADADRAAVAELRNAGRRVVVALGADDSPATTGCTHQLVERNGRWVAKPTE from the coding sequence ATGGGCGGTTCTCCGGTCGAACGCAATCACTGGCTGCTGCCGGACGGCATCGAAGAACTGTTGCCGCCGCGCGCGCGCGTGCTGGAACTGGTGCGTCGCAGGCTGCTGGACGTGTTCGACAGCTGGGGCTATGAGCTTGTGATGCCGCCGTTTGTCGAGTTTCGCGACGGGCTGCTCAGTGGTGTGGGCGCGGATCTCGAAGTCGACACCTTCACGCTGACCGACCACGTCAGCGGACGTCTGCTCGGCGTGCGTGCAGACATCACGCCGCAGGCCGCGCGTATCGACACGCACCAGCTGCGCACGGATCGTCCGCAGCGCCTGTGTTACGCCGGAACGGTGCTGCGTGCGCGCGTGGAGGCGCCGGGTGCAGCGCGCAACCCGGTACAGATCGGCGCCGAACTGTTCGGTCATTCCGGGCTCGAGGCCGATCGCGAAATCATCGAGCTCATGCTCGCCGTGTGTCAGGCCGCCGGCGTGAGCGAAGTGTTCCTGGACATCGGCCATGTCGGGGTGTTTCGCGCACTCGCGACCGCGGCCGGGCTGTTGCCGTCAGTCGAAGACGCCCTGTTCGATGCCCTGCAGCGCAAGTCCATCGCGGACATCGAATCGCTGCTCGGGCAGGCAGATGTTTCGCCGGCACTGGCCAGCGCGATGGCCGCGCTTGCGCGGCTCAATGGCGGCGTTGAAGTCATTGCCGAGGCGCGAAACGAACTGGCGGCTGCGCCGGCGAGCGTCGGCGTGGCGCTGGATGAACTCGAACAGATCGCCTCCGCGCTGGTTGCCGACGGCGTCGCAGTGCACGTCGATCTGGCCGAGCTGCGCGGGTACCGCTACCAGACCGGGATTGTGTTTGCCGCCTACGTGCCGGGCACCGCGCGGGAGATCGCACGCGGCGGCCGCTATGACCAGATCGGCGCACAATTCGGCGTGGCTCGTCCGGCGACCGGGTTCAGCGCCGATCTTCGCGACCTCGCCGCCGTCGGTGGTGCATTCAATACGCCGGGCCCGGCAGAAGCAGTGTTTGCGCCCGCCGATGCCGATCGTGCGGCGGTAGCCGAGCTGCGCAACGCCGGTCGCAGGGTGGTCGTTGCGCTTGGCGCGGATGACTCTCCGGCCACCACCGGATGCACACATCAGCTGGTCGAACGCAATGGGCGCTGGGTCGCCAAACCGACTGAATAA
- the hflK gene encoding FtsH protease activity modulator HflK, with protein MAWNEPGGGDKKDPWTGNGDKGPPDLDEVVRKMQDRLGGLFGGRRRGGRSGGNGSGAPPAPGRNRAAIVIIALVLLVAWLWTGVYTVQPAERGVVYRFGAFNRITSPGLNFHAPVPIESHDRVDVDQVQTFTHKGLMLTQDENIVDLELAVQFVVRDPAEFLFNVRDPVSTLRDVTEAAVRAAIGKNKLDYILTEGRGPLKVEIQERIQTLSDRYRAGIQVTSVNTQPAKPPEEVKSAFDDAIKAREDKERLENEAHAYANEVVPRARGNAARISQDAQAYRERVVALAEGEADRFNKLREEYEKAPEVTRQRMYIDAMEYVLRNTNKVVVDVNKGNNLLYLPLDQISGGSGGQTADSDSRRGLPPLPPSLAAPSNSMSNSPDSTDRVRRPR; from the coding sequence ATGGCCTGGAATGAACCGGGTGGCGGCGACAAGAAAGACCCTTGGACCGGAAACGGCGACAAGGGGCCGCCCGATCTCGACGAAGTCGTACGCAAGATGCAGGATCGCCTCGGCGGCCTGTTCGGTGGCCGTCGTCGTGGCGGGCGCAGTGGCGGCAACGGCAGCGGTGCGCCGCCGGCGCCCGGGCGCAATCGTGCCGCCATCGTCATCATCGCGCTGGTGTTGCTGGTCGCCTGGCTATGGACCGGCGTGTACACCGTGCAGCCGGCGGAACGCGGTGTGGTCTATCGCTTCGGCGCGTTCAACCGCATTACCAGCCCGGGTTTGAACTTCCATGCGCCCGTTCCGATTGAGTCGCACGACCGGGTTGACGTCGACCAGGTCCAGACCTTCACGCACAAGGGCCTGATGCTCACCCAGGACGAGAACATCGTCGATTTGGAACTGGCCGTGCAGTTTGTCGTACGCGATCCGGCGGAGTTCCTCTTCAATGTGCGCGATCCCGTCAGCACGCTGCGTGACGTGACCGAAGCGGCCGTGCGTGCCGCGATCGGCAAGAACAAGCTCGACTACATCCTGACCGAGGGTCGCGGACCGCTGAAAGTCGAGATCCAGGAGCGTATCCAGACCCTTTCGGATCGGTATCGCGCCGGCATCCAGGTCACCAGCGTCAACACCCAGCCGGCCAAACCGCCGGAAGAGGTCAAGAGCGCGTTCGACGACGCGATCAAGGCGCGTGAAGACAAAGAGCGGCTCGAGAACGAAGCCCATGCGTATGCCAATGAGGTCGTGCCGCGTGCCCGTGGTAACGCTGCGCGCATCAGTCAGGACGCCCAGGCCTACAGGGAACGCGTGGTCGCGCTAGCTGAAGGTGAGGCCGACCGCTTCAACAAGCTGCGCGAGGAGTACGAAAAGGCGCCGGAAGTCACGCGCCAGCGCATGTACATCGACGCAATGGAATACGTGCTGCGCAATACGAACAAGGTCGTGGTTGACGTGAACAAGGGCAATAACCTGCTGTATCTGCCGCTGGATCAGATCTCCGGCGGCTCGGGCGGGCAGACCGCCGACAGTGATTCGCGGCGTGGATTGCCGCCGCTACCACCGTCGCTTGCGGCGCCATCGAACTCGATGTCGAATTCGCCGGACTCGACTGATCGTGTGCGGAGGCCGCGTTGA
- a CDS encoding N-acetylmuramoyl-L-alanine amidase, translated as MPGNFSSSLNPPPPGAASPRSSRRAALALGFGAWLACGPAAAITINGLRLWHAPDHTRVVFDTSGPVEHTVFTLKEPDRLVVDIDTGDLAAELPQPSADDRILTAIRSGKRGDEGIRVVLDLKRPVAPRTLVLKPNERYGHRLVLDLYDPEQRPAEPVLRAPADASAHRALVIAVDAGHGGDDPGAIGRAGTHEKDVVLAIARRLATLIDREPSMRAVLIRDGDYYIPLRERFEKARLQRADLFVSIHADAVNHGGAHGASVYTLSRRGASSEFARRLAEGENAADLVGGVTLDDKDDMLRSVLLDLSQTATTEASQKAADFVLSELGGVGSLHKSSVQRAGFVVLKSPDIPSMLVETAFISNRSDERHLNDPRHQDRLASAIFAGVRRYFTANPVPGTLAMGREHRVVAGDTLSTIARRYQVSVDALRSANGLNGDRLLAGQTLAIP; from the coding sequence GTGCCCGGAAATTTTTCATCGAGCCTGAATCCCCCGCCGCCGGGCGCTGCGTCGCCGCGCTCTAGCCGGCGTGCCGCGCTGGCGCTTGGGTTCGGTGCCTGGCTTGCCTGTGGACCGGCAGCGGCCATCACCATCAACGGTCTGCGCCTGTGGCATGCGCCGGATCACACGCGCGTGGTATTCGATACCTCGGGGCCGGTCGAGCACACCGTGTTCACGCTCAAGGAACCGGACCGCCTGGTCGTGGACATCGACACTGGGGATCTAGCGGCCGAGCTTCCACAGCCCAGCGCCGACGACCGCATCCTGACCGCGATTCGCAGCGGCAAACGGGGCGACGAGGGCATCCGGGTCGTGCTCGATCTGAAGCGCCCGGTCGCGCCGCGCACCCTTGTGCTGAAACCCAACGAGCGCTACGGACACCGGCTGGTGCTGGATCTCTACGACCCGGAGCAGCGGCCTGCCGAGCCGGTGCTGCGCGCACCGGCCGACGCCAGTGCCCACCGCGCGCTGGTCATCGCCGTGGACGCCGGACACGGTGGCGACGACCCGGGCGCGATCGGCCGTGCGGGGACACACGAAAAGGACGTCGTGCTGGCGATCGCCCGGCGTCTGGCGACACTGATCGACCGCGAACCGTCGATGCGTGCGGTATTGATCCGCGACGGTGACTACTACATCCCGTTGCGCGAACGCTTCGAAAAGGCCCGGCTGCAACGCGCGGACCTGTTCGTTTCCATCCATGCCGACGCGGTCAATCACGGCGGCGCCCACGGTGCGTCGGTCTACACCCTCTCGCGGCGTGGTGCCTCCAGCGAGTTCGCGCGCCGACTGGCCGAGGGCGAGAACGCGGCGGACCTCGTCGGCGGTGTGACCCTCGACGATAAGGACGACATGCTGCGCTCGGTGCTGCTGGACCTTTCGCAGACCGCCACGACCGAGGCCAGTCAGAAGGCCGCCGATTTCGTCCTCAGCGAGTTGGGCGGGGTCGGAAGCCTGCACAAGAGTTCCGTCCAGCGCGCCGGGTTTGTCGTGCTGAAATCCCCGGACATCCCGTCGATGCTGGTCGAAACCGCGTTCATCTCGAACCGCAGCGACGAGCGGCACCTCAATGACCCGCGTCACCAGGATCGACTGGCCAGCGCCATCTTTGCCGGGGTGCGCCGGTACTTCACTGCCAACCCGGTGCCCGGAACCCTGGCGATGGGTCGCGAACACCGGGTCGTGGCCGGCGATACGCTTTCGACCATCGCACGGCGCTACCAGGTCAGCGTGGATGCACTGCGCAGCGCCAACGGGCTCAACGGCGATCGGCTGCTCGCCGGTCAGACGCTCGCGATTCCCTGA
- the hfq gene encoding RNA chaperone Hfq, which produces MSKGQSLQDPFLNVLRKERVPVSIFLVNGIKLQGQIESFDQFVVLLKNAVSQMIYKHAISTVVPSRNVRIPFAGDGGRDDDGDVEGVVED; this is translated from the coding sequence ATGTCCAAAGGCCAGTCTCTGCAGGATCCCTTTCTGAACGTGCTGCGCAAGGAGCGCGTTCCGGTCTCCATCTTCCTGGTCAATGGCATCAAGCTACAGGGTCAGATCGAATCGTTCGATCAGTTCGTGGTGCTTTTGAAGAACGCCGTCAGCCAGATGATCTACAAGCACGCGATCTCGACGGTCGTGCCTTCGCGCAATGTCCGCATCCCGTTCGCCGGTGACGGCGGGCGTGACGACGACGGCGACGTCGAGGGCGTCGTCGAGGACTGA
- the hflC gene encoding protease modulator HflC: MEPKKLFGLVLLGVALIVVASSVFIVKETELALRLRFGRIVQSDYQPGLHWKWPLIDNVAYFDKRILTLDAPPARILSAEKKDLIVDSYVKFRIADAATFFRATGGGDEGRVARLVFEIVNSGLRDEFGQRTVQEAVSGERLEIMGELTRKADELSDGLGVEIVDVRVKRIDLPGEVSDSVHRRMRAERERVARELRSKGGEEAEKIRADADRRSTVILAEASREAERLRGDGDATATQTYAAAHQKNAEFYSLYRSLTAYQQIFGGSGNNMMVLEPDSDFFRYFDQKRPGRE; encoded by the coding sequence ATGGAACCGAAAAAGCTGTTTGGTCTCGTGCTGCTCGGCGTCGCGTTGATCGTCGTGGCAAGTTCGGTGTTCATCGTCAAGGAAACCGAGCTCGCGTTGCGGCTGCGCTTTGGCCGCATCGTGCAGTCCGACTATCAACCTGGCCTGCATTGGAAATGGCCGCTGATCGACAACGTCGCGTATTTCGACAAGCGCATCCTGACGCTGGATGCGCCGCCTGCGCGCATTCTGTCGGCTGAGAAGAAAGACCTCATCGTCGATTCGTACGTGAAGTTCCGCATTGCCGATGCGGCGACCTTCTTCCGCGCCACCGGCGGCGGTGACGAGGGTCGTGTCGCACGGCTGGTTTTCGAAATCGTCAACTCCGGTCTGCGTGACGAGTTCGGTCAACGCACGGTGCAGGAGGCGGTTTCCGGCGAACGTCTGGAGATCATGGGCGAACTCACGCGCAAGGCCGACGAACTCTCGGACGGTCTCGGCGTGGAGATCGTCGATGTACGCGTCAAGCGCATCGATCTGCCCGGTGAAGTCAGCGACTCCGTGCACAGACGCATGCGCGCGGAACGCGAACGCGTCGCACGTGAGCTGCGCTCCAAGGGTGGCGAAGAGGCCGAGAAGATTCGTGCCGACGCCGATCGTCGCAGCACGGTCATTCTCGCCGAGGCCTCCCGCGAGGCCGAACGTCTGCGTGGTGATGGCGATGCCACGGCCACCCAGACCTACGCAGCCGCGCACCAGAAAAACGCTGAGTTCTACTCGTTGTATCGATCACTGACCGCCTACCAGCAGATCTTCGGCGGCAGCGGCAACAACATGATGGTGCTGGAACCGGATTCGGACTTCTTCCGCTACTTCGATCAGAAGCGCCCGGGTCGTGAGTGA
- a CDS encoding DUF2065 domain-containing protein produces MWDQLLPALALVLVIEGILPFINPDGYSRIMAQMSQLDPRTIRFVGLGSMLAGLAMLYLVQ; encoded by the coding sequence GTGTGGGATCAACTGCTTCCGGCGCTGGCCCTGGTGCTCGTGATTGAGGGTATCCTGCCGTTCATCAATCCGGACGGCTATAGCCGCATCATGGCGCAGATGTCGCAACTGGACCCCCGAACCATTCGCTTCGTCGGCCTGGGCAGCATGCTCGCCGGCTTGGCGATGCTTTATCTGGTGCAGTGA
- the hflX gene encoding GTPase HflX: protein MFERPGSGERAYLVHVRFGRDADDDEGAELAELARSAGAELVGARSFSRPQPDPKTLIGRGQVEIIAAEKAATDAELVIVDHELSPSQERNLERELQCRVLSRTGLILDIFAQRARTAEGRLQVELAQLKHLSTRLVRGWTHLERQKGGIGLRGPGETQLETDRRLIAKRIEVLESRLDRIGTRRDLSRRNRRRAEVPTVALVGYTNAGKSALFNRLVADHVYSADQLFATLDPTLRRLRIETVGDVVLADTVGFVRKLPHDLVAAFRATLSEVVEADLLLHVVDASRMDEREHLIEQVDVVVESIGAGDKPQIRVFNKIDLLADDNAHRGPGVDEHGNVWLSALTGEGVSALLRRIRDRLGAGFSEREVTLGVTEGGLRARLIELGAIRSETPLPEGGWRLRVCMSDARWQRLFGASAHGGAPSAAGEPVAGVAGG from the coding sequence TTGTTCGAACGACCGGGCAGCGGAGAGCGCGCCTATCTCGTCCACGTCCGTTTCGGGCGTGATGCGGACGACGACGAAGGCGCCGAACTGGCGGAACTCGCGCGTTCGGCCGGCGCCGAGCTGGTCGGCGCGCGCAGTTTTTCACGGCCACAGCCCGATCCGAAAACGCTGATCGGGCGCGGTCAGGTCGAGATCATTGCGGCGGAGAAGGCCGCGACCGATGCGGAGCTCGTGATCGTCGATCACGAGCTGAGTCCCAGTCAGGAACGCAATCTGGAGCGCGAATTGCAGTGCCGCGTGCTTTCGCGCACCGGTCTGATTCTGGACATCTTCGCGCAGCGTGCGCGCACCGCCGAGGGTCGTCTGCAGGTCGAACTGGCCCAGTTGAAGCATCTTTCGACGCGACTGGTTCGGGGCTGGACCCACCTGGAACGTCAGAAGGGCGGTATCGGTCTGCGCGGGCCGGGTGAGACCCAGCTCGAGACCGACCGTCGACTGATAGCCAAACGCATCGAGGTGCTCGAGTCGCGCCTCGATCGCATCGGCACGCGTCGCGATCTGAGCCGACGCAACCGCCGCCGCGCCGAGGTTCCGACCGTTGCGCTCGTGGGCTACACGAACGCCGGCAAATCGGCGCTGTTCAACCGCCTCGTCGCTGACCACGTCTATAGCGCCGACCAGCTGTTTGCGACGCTTGATCCGACGTTGCGGCGGCTTCGAATCGAGACCGTCGGCGATGTGGTGCTGGCCGATACCGTGGGTTTCGTGCGCAAGCTGCCGCACGATCTGGTCGCGGCATTTCGCGCGACGCTCTCGGAGGTCGTCGAAGCCGATCTGCTGCTGCATGTCGTGGACGCATCGCGCATGGACGAACGCGAGCACCTGATCGAGCAGGTCGATGTCGTCGTGGAATCCATCGGCGCCGGGGACAAGCCCCAAATTCGCGTATTCAACAAGATCGACCTGCTGGCCGACGACAACGCACATCGCGGCCCCGGCGTCGATGAGCATGGAAATGTCTGGCTGTCGGCACTGACCGGCGAAGGCGTCAGTGCGCTGCTGCGCCGTATTCGCGACCGTCTGGGTGCCGGTTTCAGCGAACGCGAGGTGACGCTCGGCGTGACCGAAGGCGGGCTGCGCGCCCGGCTGATCGAACTCGGTGCGATCCGCAGCGAGACCCCCTTGCCCGAAGGCGGCTGGAGACTTCGCGTGTGCATGTCCGACGCCCGCTGGCAGCGGCTGTTCGGCGCATCCGCACACGGCGGCGCGCCATCCGCCGCGGGCGAACCAGTCGCCGGCGTGGCGGGTGGATAG
- the mutL gene encoding DNA mismatch repair endonuclease MutL — translation MPIARLAPQLIDQIAAGEVVERPASVVKELVENSLDAGATRIEVEIEDGGQRRIRVRDDGRGIEPAELPLALERHATSKIASLADLEHVATLGFRGEALPAIASVSHLELVSRTAADRHGLRLADGHSAPAAHPVGTSVEVRDLFFNTPARRKFLRSERTESGHVETLIRRLALARPEVAWRFVRDGRAVLDLPAAMDATARRRRLEQLLGAAFAEHAFEFERVQAGLALYGWLARPSYSRAQADSLHTYVNGRMVRDKVFSHALRQGYADVLEHGRQPAAVLFLEMDPAAVDVNAHPTKHEVRFRDSGAIHSFIASSVGAALADPAAAAGAGVPGHSALATAARRAGGVTYGRGAPLQGGFELGIREWAAAYAREPDSGEPEALRQPGAMPPLPSAPDADTPPLGFAIAQLHGIYILAQNADGLVIVDMHAAHERITYERMKTAFATGALRAEPLLLPQTIAVAPAEAEFVERNEAALRSLGLDLDRAGPERVVLRSIPALLHAADAEALVRDVLGDLLEHGASSRIEHAANEILATMACHGSVRANRRLAVEEMNALLRDIEATERSGQCNHGRPTWLAMPLGDLDKLFRRGR, via the coding sequence ATGCCGATCGCGCGCCTTGCGCCGCAGCTCATCGACCAGATCGCGGCGGGCGAGGTCGTCGAGCGACCGGCGTCCGTGGTCAAGGAACTCGTCGAAAACAGCCTGGATGCCGGCGCCACGCGCATCGAGGTCGAGATCGAGGACGGCGGCCAGCGGCGCATCCGCGTGCGCGACGACGGCCGGGGCATCGAGCCCGCCGAGCTGCCGCTGGCGCTCGAGCGCCACGCGACCAGCAAGATCGCCAGTCTCGCGGATCTGGAACACGTCGCCACGCTCGGGTTTCGCGGCGAGGCGCTGCCGGCCATTGCATCGGTCTCGCATCTTGAACTCGTCTCGCGTACCGCCGCGGACCGCCACGGGCTGCGTCTGGCGGACGGGCATTCGGCGCCGGCCGCGCATCCGGTGGGCACCAGCGTCGAGGTCCGCGACCTGTTTTTCAATACGCCGGCGCGGCGCAAGTTTCTGCGCAGCGAGCGCACCGAATCGGGCCATGTCGAGACGCTGATTCGGCGACTCGCGCTCGCGCGGCCCGAGGTGGCCTGGCGATTCGTCCGTGACGGACGCGCCGTGCTGGATCTTCCCGCCGCAATGGATGCGACCGCGCGGCGGCGGCGGCTGGAGCAGTTGCTGGGTGCGGCCTTCGCCGAGCACGCCTTCGAGTTCGAACGGGTGCAGGCGGGACTGGCGCTGTATGGCTGGCTCGCCCGGCCCAGCTACTCGCGCGCCCAGGCGGACTCGCTGCACACCTACGTCAACGGCCGCATGGTGCGCGACAAGGTCTTCTCGCATGCCCTGCGACAGGGCTATGCCGACGTACTCGAACACGGTCGCCAGCCGGCCGCCGTGCTGTTTCTGGAAATGGACCCTGCCGCCGTGGATGTGAACGCGCATCCGACCAAGCACGAGGTGCGGTTCCGCGATTCCGGCGCGATTCACAGCTTCATCGCCAGTTCGGTCGGCGCGGCACTGGCCGATCCCGCGGCCGCCGCCGGCGCCGGGGTGCCCGGACACTCGGCGCTCGCAACCGCCGCCCGGCGTGCGGGTGGCGTGACCTACGGGCGTGGCGCCCCGCTGCAGGGCGGATTCGAACTCGGCATCCGCGAATGGGCGGCGGCCTATGCGCGTGAACCGGACTCCGGCGAACCGGAAGCACTGCGCCAACCCGGGGCGATGCCGCCGTTGCCGTCTGCGCCCGATGCCGACACGCCGCCGCTGGGCTTCGCCATCGCGCAGCTGCACGGCATCTACATCCTCGCGCAGAACGCCGACGGGCTGGTGATCGTCGACATGCATGCGGCGCACGAGCGCATTACCTACGAGCGCATGAAGACGGCCTTCGCGACCGGCGCCCTGCGGGCCGAGCCGCTGCTGCTGCCGCAGACCATCGCCGTGGCGCCGGCCGAGGCCGAATTCGTCGAACGCAACGAGGCCGCTTTGCGGTCCCTGGGTCTCGATCTGGATCGGGCCGGCCCGGAACGGGTCGTGTTGCGCAGCATCCCGGCCCTGCTGCACGCGGCCGATGCCGAGGCGCTGGTGCGCGATGTGCTGGGCGATCTGCTCGAACACGGCGCCTCGTCGCGTATCGAACATGCCGCAAACGAGATCCTCGCGACCATGGCCTGTCACGGCTCGGTTCGAGCGAACCGGCGGCTGGCGGTCGAGGAGATGAATGCGCTGCTGCGCGATATCGAGGCGACCGAACGCAGTGGCCAGTGCAACCACGGCCGGCCGACCTGGCTGGCGATGCCGCTCGGCGATCTCGACAAGCTGTTCCGTCGCGGGCGATGA
- the tsaE gene encoding tRNA (adenosine(37)-N6)-threonylcarbamoyltransferase complex ATPase subunit type 1 TsaE gives MRPKTFRAATEADTEALAVRLAEHCRVGVVYLHGALGSGKTSLVRAWLRARGHTGAVRSPTYTLLETYAIEGVSAAHLDLYRLADPAEVEYLGVRELGGNATALVFIEWPEHGAGFLPPPDLRITIEIDSSARKFFIEPESPAAGRCVAAL, from the coding sequence TTGAGGCCGAAAACCTTCCGCGCCGCCACCGAGGCCGACACCGAGGCCCTCGCGGTGCGGCTCGCCGAACATTGCCGGGTCGGGGTGGTCTATCTGCACGGCGCGCTGGGCAGTGGCAAGACCAGTCTGGTGCGTGCGTGGCTTCGCGCGCGCGGGCATACGGGCGCTGTCCGCAGCCCGACCTACACGTTACTGGAAACCTACGCGATCGAGGGCGTGAGCGCCGCGCACCTCGATCTCTACCGGCTTGCGGACCCGGCCGAGGTCGAATACCTTGGCGTGCGGGAACTCGGCGGCAATGCAACGGCTCTCGTGTTCATCGAATGGCCCGAACACGGTGCCGGCTTTCTACCGCCGCCGGATCTGCGCATCACGATCGAAATCGACAGCAGTGCCCGGAAATTTTTCATCGAGCCTGAATCCCCCGCCGCCGGGCGCTGCGTCGCCGCGCTCTAG